In a single window of the Alphaproteobacteria bacterium LSUCC0684 genome:
- a CDS encoding glycine cleavage T C-terminal barrel domain-containing protein yields MTQKNNPLHDFGFGTQIRKSPFFDATVRWGAKGFSVYNHMYIPRDFGDPEQNFWNLVNDAILCDVAVERQVQIKGRDASRFVQMMTPRDLSTMAVGQCKYVILTNQHGGVLNDPVLLRIDEDCYWFSLADSDVLFWAQGLAAHGGYDVDITEPDVSPLQLQGPKSREIMTALFGDMILDLKYYWFRRATLGRIELIISRTGWSSELGYEIFLLDSKDGDELYQTIMETGSPLGLKPGHTSTIRRIEGGMLSYHADMDINTNPLELGMDRLINLDGDVDFIGKDALKKVAAEGISRKLVGLILEGTPLAGPNTRFWPIGKDGHQVGKVTSAVYSPRLKQNIALAMVDIAHVAMDTALMVDTGTEFRQARVTEMPFHDPKKSIAKS; encoded by the coding sequence TTGACACAGAAAAACAACCCCCTTCATGATTTCGGATTTGGCACCCAGATCAGGAAAAGCCCCTTTTTTGATGCCACCGTTCGCTGGGGTGCTAAGGGGTTTTCGGTCTATAATCACATGTATATACCCCGTGATTTCGGTGACCCGGAACAGAATTTCTGGAATCTCGTCAATGATGCCATTCTTTGCGATGTTGCGGTGGAACGCCAGGTCCAGATCAAGGGGCGGGATGCAAGCCGCTTCGTCCAGATGATGACGCCGCGCGATTTGTCCACCATGGCCGTCGGCCAGTGCAAATACGTGATCCTGACCAACCAGCATGGCGGGGTGCTGAACGATCCTGTTCTGCTCCGCATCGACGAAGACTGCTACTGGTTTTCACTTGCCGACAGCGATGTTCTTTTCTGGGCACAGGGGCTGGCCGCGCATGGCGGCTACGACGTCGACATCACCGAACCGGACGTCTCCCCGCTTCAGCTTCAGGGGCCGAAATCGCGCGAGATCATGACCGCCCTTTTCGGCGACATGATCCTTGATCTGAAATATTACTGGTTCAGGCGCGCAACACTCGGCCGGATTGAACTGATCATCTCCCGGACCGGCTGGTCCAGTGAACTTGGCTATGAGATTTTTCTGCTCGACAGCAAGGATGGAGATGAACTCTATCAGACCATCATGGAAACCGGCAGCCCGCTTGGCCTCAAGCCCGGGCACACCTCGACGATCCGCCGGATCGAAGGCGGCATGCTTTCCTATCACGCCGATATGGATATCAACACCAACCCGCTGGAACTCGGAATGGACCGGCTGATCAATCTTGATGGTGATGTTGATTTCATCGGCAAGGATGCGTTGAAGAAAGTTGCCGCCGAAGGTATCAGCCGCAAACTGGTGGGGCTGATCCTTGAAGGCACGCCGCTGGCCGGGCCGAACACCCGCTTCTGGCCAATCGGCAAAGATGGCCATCAGGTCGGCAAGGTGACGTCGGCGGTTTATTCGCCCAGGCTAAAGCAGAATATCGCGCTGGCCATGGTCGATATTGCGCATGTCGCGATGGATACAGCCCTCATGGTCGATACCGGAACGGAGTTTCGGCAGGCACGGGTAACGGAAATGCCGTTCCACGATCCCAAAAAATCCATCGCCAAATCCTGA